From Juglans regia cultivar Chandler chromosome 8, Walnut 2.0, whole genome shotgun sequence, the proteins below share one genomic window:
- the LOC108989058 gene encoding V-type proton ATPase subunit c1-like, producing MTTFSGDETAPFFGFLGAAAALVFSCMGAAYGTAKSGVGVASMGVMRPELVMKSIVPVVMAGVLGIYGLIIAVIISTGINPKAKSYYLFDGYAHLSSGLACGLAGLSAGMAIGIVGDAGVRANAQQPKLFVGMILILIFAEALALYGLIVGIILSSRAGQSRAD from the exons ATGACTACATTCAGCGGGGACGAAACAGCTCCGTTCTTCGGCTTCCTCGGCGCTGCGGCTgccctcgttttctctt gTATGGGTGCCGCATATGGCACTGCAAAGAGCGGTGTGGGCGTGGCGTCGATGGGAGTGATGCGGCCCGAGCTTGTGATGAAATCCATCGTGCCCGTTGTTATGGCCGGTGTGTTAGGTATCTACGGTTTGATCATTGCGGTTATTATCAGTACGGGGATTAACCCAAAGGCCAAATCTTATTACCTTTTCGACGGGTATGCCCACCTCTCGTCCGGTCTCGCTTGTGGTCTTGCTGGCCTTTCCGCTGGTATGGCTATCGGTATCGTTGGCGATGCCGGTGtgag AGCGAATGCACAACAGCCAAAGCTTTTTGTTGGAATGATTCTTATTCTCATATTTGCTGAGGCCTTGGCCTTGTATGGCCTCATTGTTGGGATCATTCTTTCTTCCCGAGCTGGCCAATCGAGAGCAGATTAG